A part of Pararoseomonas sp. SCSIO 73927 genomic DNA contains:
- a CDS encoding iron ABC transporter permease: MSTLALAEGAAAGYRRLILRRSLLLALLTLLLIAAFLLDVATGPARLPLSAVTDALLAGRGAGGPMSVIIWDVRLPYAVMAVLVGAALAFAGAEMQTVLDNPLASPFTLGVSSAASLGAALAIVLGTGLPFVPMDWLIPANAFLFALAAMLLLQFMARLRGAGVQALVLFGIALVFAFNALVALIQFVATEQALQQLVFWSMGSLARSSWDKIAILAAALALCIPFSARAAWRLTALRLGEDRARSFGVDTEATRRGALLRVSLLAGTSVAFVGTIGFVGLVGPHAARLLVGEDHRFFLPASALCGALLLSLSSVAGKLVVPGLLVPIGIVTALVGVPVFLALVMGRGRVS; encoded by the coding sequence TTGAGCACCCTTGCCCTGGCCGAGGGGGCGGCCGCCGGCTATCGCCGCCTCATCCTGCGCCGCTCCCTCCTGCTGGCGCTGCTCACCCTCCTCCTTATAGCCGCCTTCCTGCTGGACGTGGCCACGGGCCCGGCCCGCCTGCCGCTCTCCGCGGTCACGGACGCCCTTCTCGCCGGGCGCGGCGCGGGCGGCCCCATGTCCGTCATCATCTGGGACGTGCGCCTGCCCTACGCCGTCATGGCCGTGCTGGTGGGCGCCGCCCTCGCCTTCGCGGGCGCGGAGATGCAGACCGTGCTGGACAACCCGCTGGCGAGCCCCTTCACCCTCGGCGTCTCCTCCGCCGCCTCGCTCGGCGCGGCGCTGGCGATCGTGCTCGGCACCGGCCTGCCCTTCGTGCCGATGGACTGGCTCATTCCCGCCAACGCCTTCCTCTTCGCCCTCGCCGCCATGCTGCTGCTGCAGTTCATGGCGCGGCTGCGCGGGGCCGGGGTGCAGGCGCTGGTGCTCTTCGGGATCGCCCTCGTCTTCGCCTTCAACGCCCTGGTGGCGCTGATCCAGTTCGTGGCGACGGAACAGGCCCTCCAGCAGCTCGTCTTCTGGTCCATGGGCAGCCTCGCCCGCTCCTCCTGGGACAAGATCGCCATCCTCGCGGCGGCGCTCGCCCTCTGCATCCCCTTCTCCGCCCGCGCTGCCTGGCGCCTCACGGCGCTCCGCCTGGGCGAGGACCGCGCCCGCTCCTTCGGCGTGGACACGGAGGCCACCCGGCGCGGCGCCCTGCTGCGCGTCTCGCTGCTGGCCGGCACCTCCGTCGCCTTCGTCGGCACCATCGGCTTCGTCGGCCTCGTCGGGCCGCATGCCGCGCGGCTGCTGGTGGGGGAGGACCACCGCTTTTTCCTCCCCGCCTCCGCCCTCTGCGGCGCGCTCCTCCTCTCCCTCTCCTCTGTCGCCGGCAAGCTCGTCGTGCCCGGTCTCCTGGTGCCCATCGGCATCGTTACCGCCCTCGTCGGCGTGCCCGTCTTCCTGGCCCTCGTCATGGGAAGGGGGCGCGTGTCGTGA